The Euwallacea similis isolate ESF13 chromosome 21, ESF131.1, whole genome shotgun sequence genome contains the following window.
TTGAAGATGAAGTGGAGATTTCTGTAAGTGGCTGCGTGCGTATTTTGGATTGTAGagtctaaaattttataagtttcAGGTCCAGGCCCTGAAAATGTTGGTTATTCAAccgaaaaaatttcaagagtGTAATATTATCTATCAGCCGGACACTTTGATGTATGATGACGTGTTAGTTACAGAAAATGTAGTGGATGACCTagtggatttaaaaaatgatggTAACGAAGAGGTTAGTTTAGGCAGATTAAATTTGgttaagttaatttaaaaaaaaaacaggttaAATTATATTCGGTAATCAAACACCACTCTTTTATCTCAAATCAACCTTTTCAAATAATGGCATGGCTCATGTCAAGAACTGTTATTTGTTAGATATTGAAACAAAGAACTTTTAGGATATTTCAATCCATATAAGGTTAAAATATAGCTTATTTCAGGTTGCTGAAAATATTCCTGAGTTGGAGGATTTACACAATTCTGTGACTTTACTAATTCAGCAACAACAGAATAGCAGTAATAATTCCAAATTGACGCTAATGACGCCGGATGCGTTTACGagtccaaataaaaataattcgaaatCAAGCAGTGTACGAAACTCGATAACCAATGAAATAATTCTCATCGATACGACAGACAAGAAATTGAATGAAACTGAATTTCAGCGACCACAAAGAGAGAATTATGCGAGTGCTGGTTCGAGTCCGAGTAGAGAAGTTCAAGAAATTTTGTCCTTGAATAATTCCTCCACTGGATATCCTGCTGCtcaggaatattttaataatttggcaaGTCTTCAAGCACAGGTATGTTAGGTAATTCTTTGTGTTCTCCTAGTAGAAGTAAAAAAAGAGATACCTTTACTTCAAGTGctcaaaacttaaaataaaaatggtttaaataatgaaatgattaaaactttatatttttaggagGATGAAGAAGCGCAGCCCCAAAAGGATTTCAATGCCCCGACGGAGGCGAGCCTCCTCTATCAGGACCAATTAAATTGGCCAAAAATATCCTTAGTTAAAGAGTCCGAAACAGCAAAACAGATTCAAGAAGTTAATGATATTAATGATCTAAACAAACAAGATTTGGAAACTGTTTATCTGAGGATGAACGGGTTGGAAAACTTGGTCAGGGAACAATCCGTCATGCTGGGACGTTTacatgaagatttaaaaattctcgcTGTTCAACATCAAGTGACGAAAaatgtaagtaataaaaaagcaTCAGTGATATATCATATTTATATTGTAATACTGTAAAATTGATGACAGATCTATATGTGCAAATTGGTCTTTAGGTCTACAAAATTATGTGGATAGATCACAGGAACGCGAATTCTTAAAACggattatttataaatttctgtgtaattaatattaaaaaaagtaagaaaaccttaagtaaagaattttttttacagggTGTGCTCACCTAATGGGCCAAACCTcttcaacatatttttttgcaaaaatattataatgtatttttttattaaattgatttgaTTCACGtgccaaaaaaaattcattaaattcaattttttaaaagaaaattttgattcaattttatgaaagaaCGTTGTACGTGTTTAAAAGTAAGATAAAAATTAGCATGAAGCAGCTGATTTAACCAGCAGTTTTTAATATCAACtacttaatttgaaatttgtaggTTGAATTAACTAATGATATAAACAGTGAACAATTGGCCAAAGAATTGGAAGCAGCAATGTCAAAGCAACAATTACAATTTGCCAAAATGTTGGAGAATTTAGTACAGCTGCAAAAGGCTAAAGATAGGGAGCTACAGGTATGCGTATGACTTAATGCACACAATATTTCTGATATAAAGTACTATTATGTAGGAAAACTTAGCAAATGTAATGAGCCAAATTCTGGCTAAAGCTGTGTCTGAAAAGGTACCTCAAATTGTGCAACATGAAATTAAACACACGGTATTGCCAAGTTTACATCAAACAATGGAATCGTACAGACTTCAAATCGAAAACCAATTTAGtcacaaatttacaaatatggACTCTATGGTGAAAGAGCAATTGTCCAAAGTACTGGGTAGTAAAGTAAGTATTTACGTTTGCAGTTAATTTAAATGCACTTGGGGACAATATTTTTGGCGAACTGTgggcaaagaaaaatattatttcttttatttcccttgaatagagattttttttgttaattttagtCTTTAGTGGAATCTCTCAGCGTTTCCGTAGCCAATCTCATAGCACCCGGGTTAGAGAAGTCCTATCGGGAAATAATCGCACATTCATTGCTACCGTCTTGGGAGAAAATATGCAGTCAAATGTTCCACCAAATTAATGATGCATTTTCCCGGGGCACAAAAGAATGTATGTATTGTTATACTCTTCCATAtacatttacttttaaacggttttgattgattttgatttaaacgatttcatttttcctagATGTTGCGTCTGTAGAAGCCTATATGGAAAAACAGAGACGCTTTCTAGATAAAGGCAAGGACATGGTAGGTCACATGCAAGTCGTTTCCGAGAATTTGAAATCAACATCCGACAAGCTAGCTGACACATTATCTGtggaaattcaaaaacagATAGGCTCTGTATTTAAGTCGTATGTAGATAATATTGAAATGAGGAATGTGTGTCACAAATTAGGTAATAATGTTTAAGGATGCAGGAGAAATTGTCATCTAATATGAAAGAGGTGGTTAGCAGTGAACTGAAGCATGGTTTCAAAACGCAAGCGGCTACTATTCAGGAAGGAGTGTTGAATGCGGTAAACCGATCCAGGGCTGTTACACCGGCGCCACATTCAGGTGATTCCAATGTAAGTCAACATCGTAGATGTCAATAAAAGTCTTTGATGgttatattcaaaataaataaaattaggacgaatagaaaaaaaaatctaataccACAGGATTAtttgattgatttgatttttctgtaaattctACGGGAAAGTGATCGTACAGTTTTTTATCGATTCTCCCTTATTTTACTTGATTTCAGTTTCAACTTATGGCTCATATTCAGCAAGCCCTCACCAAGGGCGCTTACGCTGAAGCTTTCCAAGTAGCATTGTCAGCAGAGAACTTGCATATGGTAATATACGTGTGTGAACACGCAGACGTAAACAAAGTGTTTGGAGAACAATGCCTACTTTCACAAAGCGTTCTACTTGCCTTGATTCAGCAACTCAGTATGGAATTCCACAAAAACACCGAAACCAAATTGAGGCAAGTCTGGTTTATTCATTCAGGACACTGAAATGACAACTGGTTGCATTATAgagggtgttagtgaaataactttcgtaaatttataagaacatcattttgaacaaaaaagttccttacaacaggggttgaaaacctaatagttttttaaaacaaaatgtcaaagttagaaaagctatgataaggtttaaaatttgaataaaatgtggactACTTGACACATGTTGGTTGTTTGacaacaaaaaacttaaaattattcaacaataacattactaaaagcaattgaaaactgaattaataatttaaatggtaaaaataacgtaagcggcaacgccgcactgaacgtgaCTGAGGaagagaaatttgtttttgttatggttattttttatggcaaaaatgggcaaagacgcctggcgccatggacgTATGGAGCCCATTAGGGATCATCGTGAAGggacaagacaaaaaccacccttattttttaaatttgtcatggactgtatgtccttccatacttttaatattttagtgtaatTTCGGTCTCgctgaatgcatcttctgtcggtacacgcaacagattatccgcaaagttaatttgggcgagctttaaatgattttattccgacttttaacagtacctacgtgacaatgtattctgtacgtgagtatcatgacatgcttttgatttatgaaGAGGCGTTACAGAATTCTAAAGAAGCTAGGTGCATTTacggtaatcgttatccataaagaaaactttcagctcgacaaacatttgtgcgagtttcccaaaatcttTTAGATACAGGGAGCGTTATTCCTTCAAATCAAGGACACAAGGTCCACAAagagaagttggttctgaagctgaagaacaaattttaaaccttgttcaaaagagttcaacaaggagtacccgCAGTAGAGCATATAAAGACttaaatggtgaacatttagaacatttaatttagcaaaaacaatcataaaGTTGTGTTTTTGAGTGTGATGTGaatggtgtaaaatgtgtaacgtgacatgttaagctaattaaaaatgataacaataatatcaaggtaaatggcttttcaaaataataaaataagaatcaactaatttttaaatttcataaatttagtgcattttgttaattatgtactgtaaaacctACCAGACCctaaaaaacgtgtaaaaaagtAGACCCACTTCATACGGCTATTTAGGTAGGtatggaaatgaaataaatacgaagTAACATTACCAATTctcataaaatgtttttttgattttctggcgaaattgttatatttacgacccctcttgtaaggaacttttttgttcaaaacgATGTTCTTAAtaactggttaaatttacgaaagttatttcactaacaccctgtataaatattaatatataaaaaatgttagtcTAAAATACGATGTCAAAATCTGTCGGAATCATTATTGGACTCCCTGTACAGGGTGGGCCACGAGTAACGCCTCGGAATTTCATGATAAAgccaagagattttttaactgtttcttttttgagCTGTATACAGACTAACTAGagctatattttaaaattatttttaaagtatgCAGAGTGCCCCAAACACATGTAATTGatcaaagttgcatttttttaaatgggatcccctgtatattatataatttttgaactcaaccattaaaataaaattaagttgaatTAAGGTTTATGGTATATAACTctagcagtttttgaaataattcagtttttgtcaaaatacaagataattttcaacacccaATCCCTCATCccatatttaagtttttaaaacaaaattttaatgggaagCCATCAAGGGACCAAATTTTGTACTgcaagtttcaaaaagtcgGCGAATTGTACAGCGTGTTCTAAAAATAGTGCCAAATTCGTTCAACTTTTAACTGTTaataacttctttaatttaaatgggacacccggtatattaTGTTACTTTTAGATGCCAAATTTACTTATCTATCGAATATCATTAGGCTTCCTTATACCCAGCTCTActcattttcacaaaaaacatacatttttataaaaatatctaaatcccgaattttaacattatgcCATATGAAATTGTCAAGATATCCATGGAATTTTGACATTAAGTTACATTGCCATCTTGTTTAGGTCTGTCATATTTAGTTAAAAGTGATTTGTTTATTcgaagtgttaaaaatttttaattggaaagaTGTTTTCCTATTCGATACCAGAATGAATAGACATGATTATGGTGATAGGAGAATGCCAGCAAAATTGCCTTTTGGCATCAAGAGTTTATGCCCAAAAGTATCCGAATCGAAGACATCCAAATAGACGAGTATTTGA
Protein-coding sequences here:
- the Ge-1 gene encoding enhancer of mRNA-decapping protein 4 homolog, whose amino-acid sequence is MSTTGASSGQSLIQNIKFVGSESEYVTELHGQVVNVQCAEGNHNHGSSKVKLIDRIDYNWELKYYRGHLVAAHISGKIIAYAMKGKDGGMIRVVHQDTNVKRTLIKNLKDDIKDLAFAYSTSEVILACVDCEGNILVYNIEDSADSLNYTLLLHVFHEEGVRQNTNFRLAWCPFVGSVEEEVDLLDEPEKMFVILNGTKAEIYNVATLNSKYGNQGPIDPDSSFEGYTEIIHTSDLVDASFSSDGCAIALACQDGFVKFFQLFLFVSDFQKCIHEWIPHGGKPLTSVIFVDNILKYTSQCWKFAVTGANNNTELKLWSCESWTCLQTINFLPNPKSIIPDLFLNVSTDYTGKYLVISDINNRAIYVLELQKDEKEELITAGILANFLVPAPFLSFHILEAGTRNFPYCYNNSSDDLYDENGEEFEDEVEISVQALKMLVIQPKKFQECNIIYQPDTLMYDDVLVTENVVDDLVDLKNDGNEEVAENIPELEDLHNSVTLLIQQQQNSSNNSKLTLMTPDAFTSPNKNNSKSSSVRNSITNEIILIDTTDKKLNETEFQRPQRENYASAGSSPSREVQEILSLNNSSTGYPAAQEYFNNLASLQAQEDEEAQPQKDFNAPTEASLLYQDQLNWPKISLVKESETAKQIQEVNDINDLNKQDLETVYLRMNGLENLVREQSVMLGRLHEDLKILAVQHQVTKNVELTNDINSEQLAKELEAAMSKQQLQFAKMLENLVQLQKAKDRELQENLANVMSQILAKAVSEKVPQIVQHEIKHTVLPSLHQTMESYRLQIENQFSHKFTNMDSMVKEQLSKVLGSKSLVESLSVSVANLIAPGLEKSYREIIAHSLLPSWEKICSQMFHQINDAFSRGTKEYVASVEAYMEKQRRFLDKGKDMVGHMQVVSENLKSTSDKLADTLSVEIQKQIGSVFKSMQEKLSSNMKEVVSSELKHGFKTQAATIQEGVLNAVNRSRAVTPAPHSGDSNFQLMAHIQQALTKGAYAEAFQVALSAENLHMVIYVCEHADVNKVFGEQCLLSQSVLLALIQQLSMEFHKNTETKLSFIRAAFLALTPDAGQTKQFVPKVLRDLLKQLVTFMQSNPPLRQMTEARLLKMAVESMLMQHFRE